A portion of the Bacteroidales bacterium genome contains these proteins:
- a CDS encoding 4Fe-4S binding protein translates to MQDRRKFIHTFVRGGLLTGVTLLGGFLVLRDKDGEFCGLDGHCSKCDKSSTCSLSPAAHFRQSVWQLDPSKCIQCGRCATECVMTLSAVKCTHVYAMCGYCDLCGGYLKPDIKTISTAAENQLCPTNAIRRKYIEEPFFEYEIDEALCIGCGKCVKGCSAFGNGSLQLQVRHDRCVNCNECSIARNCPSEAFSRVPASSPYLLNGIDQDSTKKI, encoded by the coding sequence ATGCAGGACAGAAGAAAATTCATACATACATTCGTCAGAGGAGGGCTATTGACAGGAGTAACCCTTCTGGGCGGGTTTCTCGTTCTGAGGGATAAAGACGGGGAATTTTGCGGGCTGGATGGTCATTGTTCAAAATGTGACAAATCCTCAACCTGCAGTTTATCCCCTGCTGCTCATTTCCGTCAGTCAGTATGGCAGCTAGACCCTTCCAAGTGCATCCAGTGCGGACGTTGTGCAACTGAATGTGTAATGACCCTCTCTGCAGTGAAATGCACCCATGTTTATGCCATGTGTGGTTACTGCGATCTGTGTGGAGGCTACCTGAAACCGGATATCAAAACGATTTCCACTGCTGCCGAAAACCAATTATGCCCGACGAATGCCATCAGGAGGAAGTACATCGAAGAACCTTTCTTTGAATATGAAATTGATGAGGCACTTTGTATAGGGTGTGGAAAATGTGTAAAAGGCTGCAGTGCATTTGGCAATGGCTCTCTTCAATTGCAGGTGAGGCATGACCGCTGCGTCAACTGCAATGAATGTTCCATTGCACGAAACTGTCCGTCAGAAGCTTTTAGCAGGGTACCTGCATCCAGCCCATATTTATTAAATGGGATTGACCAGGACTCAACTAAGAAAATCTGA
- a CDS encoding PQQ-binding-like beta-propeller repeat protein, producing MEIFRPSEKTIRILQQLALAAGLFAFILCILILVNFYQLKRVDPLNSPAMKVMIERLNNHPEDEQLKQEIRELDLLARKAFFANRWQIKTGGYLLAFSLLIVVISLKTIELWRIKHPEIPMSKPGSFWDQRMLNMRWVTYSGIGLIAISFLVAYLSHQQLGEQMDRMGLKPAQLAEEQPFQQLNTSASDSNLLTGKDSLAAADSLVSEAQGAIPTQKEINENFPAFRGIGGNGTSFHKNIPTKWDGKSGKNIKWKTAIPLPGFNSPVIWGNKVFLTGANTTKKEVYCFDLENGKILWITPIANIPGSPAGAPKVNGETGYSAPTVATDGRRVYAIFANGDLAALDMDGKVVWSKNLGQPKNHYGHSSSLLVYQDLLLVQYDQSGNGAVMAFNSLTGKQAWKTARDVKISWASPILVNTGSRMELILLAEPYMISYNPSNGKELWRVDCISGEVGPSAAYADGIAFSVNDYSKLAAVKVGTPNSILWENDEYLSDIPSPVANSKYVFLPTSYGMMVCYDAKTGNKYWEKDFGTPTYSSPMLVDGKVFQLDKKGVMHIFSPDKAYQSISEPQLGEGSVCTPAFSEGRIIIRGDKHLYCISN from the coding sequence ATGGAGATATTCAGGCCTTCGGAAAAAACTATAAGGATACTGCAGCAATTGGCTTTGGCAGCCGGGTTGTTTGCGTTCATCCTTTGTATTCTCATCCTGGTTAATTTCTACCAGTTAAAACGAGTTGATCCCTTGAATTCACCTGCTATGAAGGTGATGATTGAAAGGTTAAATAACCATCCGGAAGATGAGCAATTGAAACAAGAAATCAGGGAATTGGACTTATTGGCAAGAAAGGCATTTTTCGCTAACCGATGGCAGATCAAAACAGGAGGATACTTATTGGCTTTCAGCCTCTTGATAGTTGTCATCAGTCTGAAAACCATTGAACTATGGCGAATAAAGCATCCGGAAATCCCTATGAGTAAACCGGGTTCATTCTGGGATCAGCGAATGCTCAATATGCGCTGGGTAACCTATTCCGGGATCGGGTTGATTGCTATTTCTTTCCTTGTGGCCTACCTCTCACATCAACAGCTGGGGGAACAAATGGATAGAATGGGCCTGAAACCAGCTCAGTTAGCAGAGGAACAACCCTTCCAGCAACTAAATACTTCAGCTTCGGATTCCAACCTATTGACCGGAAAGGATTCTTTAGCAGCTGCTGATTCTTTGGTTTCTGAAGCCCAGGGTGCAATCCCAACCCAAAAGGAAATTAATGAAAACTTCCCTGCTTTCAGGGGAATTGGAGGAAATGGTACTTCCTTCCATAAAAATATTCCTACAAAATGGGATGGCAAATCAGGGAAAAATATCAAATGGAAAACAGCTATACCCTTGCCCGGATTTAACTCTCCGGTCATATGGGGCAATAAAGTTTTCCTCACCGGTGCCAATACGACTAAGAAAGAGGTATATTGCTTCGACCTGGAAAATGGGAAAATTTTATGGATAACTCCAATTGCTAATATTCCCGGAAGCCCGGCAGGTGCTCCTAAAGTAAATGGAGAAACCGGCTATTCTGCTCCCACAGTTGCAACAGATGGAAGAAGGGTTTATGCAATTTTTGCAAATGGCGACCTTGCTGCTCTTGATATGGATGGAAAAGTGGTATGGTCAAAAAACCTTGGACAACCTAAGAATCATTATGGGCATTCTTCTTCCCTGCTCGTTTATCAGGATTTACTCCTGGTGCAGTATGACCAATCAGGAAATGGAGCTGTGATGGCATTCAATAGTCTCACCGGTAAGCAAGCCTGGAAAACTGCCAGGGATGTAAAAATTTCCTGGGCCTCACCAATCCTTGTCAATACAGGATCAAGAATGGAGCTGATCCTTCTGGCAGAGCCTTATATGATCTCTTACAATCCCTCAAACGGGAAGGAATTGTGGCGGGTAGACTGTATCTCCGGAGAAGTCGGGCCCTCTGCTGCTTATGCCGACGGAATTGCCTTTTCAGTGAATGACTACTCCAAACTGGCTGCAGTGAAAGTTGGTACTCCCAATTCTATACTTTGGGAGAATGATGAGTATCTGTCTGATATACCAAGCCCTGTAGCTAATTCAAAATATGTTTTCCTGCCAACAAGTTATGGAATGATGGTTTGCTATGATGCCAAAACAGGAAATAAATACTGGGAAAAGGATTTCGGAACACCCACCTATTCTTCTCCCATGCTGGTGGATGGAAAAGTTTTTCAATTAGATAAAAAAGGGGTGATGCACATTTTCAGTCCGGACAAAGCATATCAATCCATTAGTGAGCCCCAGTTGGGAGAAGGATCTGTCTGTACACCGGCTTTCAGTGAGGGACGCATCATCATCAGGGGGGATAAGCACCTGTATTGCATCTCGAATTAA
- a CDS encoding PQQ-like beta-propeller repeat protein, which translates to MRRTFLLTILLTTSFFITIAQETAQWRGPERNGLYSETGLLKTWPATGPTLLWHFDELGEGHTSAAVTKDKIFVAGTINGVGYIFALSHEGKQLWKMRFGEEWTENWNGVRSTPLVHQGKVYIMSSFGKLVCMGAERGNIIWTVDLFATYGGQQIEWGVTENLLIDDEKLFVTVGGTKHNIIALNKDTGKLIWTSSGNSEKSAYGSPLLISFPGRKLLVTMTEQSLLGLDAATGKKLWRHELVNTYGVHPNTPIYSNGNLFITTGYGTGGYMLRLSAEGSIATKTWSNATLDPKTGGIVLLNGVIYGFGDKNRGFHGVDWASGKTVFSDKFNQKGGSVIAADGMLFAYDESGEVALLQPTSGGFKKTGSFKVPFGAAQHWAHPVIYGGKLYIRHGGSLMVYKIN; encoded by the coding sequence ATGCGACGTACTTTCCTTTTAACAATTCTTTTAACGACTTCATTTTTCATAACCATTGCACAAGAAACAGCCCAATGGCGTGGGCCAGAAAGAAACGGACTCTATTCTGAAACAGGCCTTCTCAAAACCTGGCCTGCAACCGGCCCAACCCTCCTCTGGCATTTTGATGAACTTGGAGAAGGACATACCTCTGCTGCTGTTACTAAGGATAAAATATTTGTTGCCGGCACCATCAATGGGGTCGGTTACATCTTTGCCCTGAGCCATGAAGGAAAGCAACTCTGGAAAATGAGGTTTGGCGAGGAATGGACTGAAAACTGGAATGGAGTTAGATCTACACCGCTCGTTCACCAGGGTAAGGTTTACATCATGAGTTCCTTTGGAAAGCTGGTATGCATGGGGGCTGAAAGAGGAAACATCATATGGACAGTAGATTTGTTTGCTACCTATGGAGGCCAGCAGATTGAATGGGGGGTAACAGAGAACCTTCTGATCGATGATGAAAAGCTGTTTGTTACTGTTGGAGGCACCAAACATAATATCATTGCTCTAAATAAAGATACAGGTAAACTAATCTGGACTTCTTCAGGCAATAGTGAAAAGAGTGCTTATGGCTCTCCGCTGCTGATCAGTTTCCCCGGACGAAAGCTATTGGTCACTATGACAGAGCAATCCTTGCTTGGACTCGATGCTGCCACCGGAAAGAAACTATGGCGACATGAATTGGTCAATACCTATGGTGTCCACCCAAATACTCCTATCTACTCAAACGGGAATTTATTCATCACAACCGGTTATGGAACAGGCGGATATATGCTAAGATTATCAGCTGAAGGAAGTATTGCAACTAAAACCTGGTCAAATGCCACACTCGATCCTAAAACCGGGGGCATTGTACTTTTAAACGGTGTGATCTACGGATTTGGTGATAAAAACCGTGGTTTTCATGGTGTTGATTGGGCAAGTGGTAAGACCGTTTTTTCTGATAAATTCAATCAGAAAGGTGGAAGCGTGATTGCCGCTGACGGAATGCTATTTGCCTATGATGAATCCGGTGAAGTTGCATTATTGCAGCCCACTTCAGGAGGCTTCAAAAAAACAGGATCCTTCAAAGTCCCATTCGGCGCAGCTCAACATTGGGCACATCCTGTAATTTATGGTGGCAAACTCTATATCAGGCACGGGGGCTCTCTCATGGTTTATAAAATTAATTAG
- a CDS encoding PQQ-like beta-propeller repeat protein produces MKSSRYILTLVFTTTLLIQMFAQPVAQFRGPERTGIYPVTQLLKSWPADGPALQWQVEGVGNGYSSPIISGNMVFVTGEIDSIGYLSVFDRNGKLLWKKEMGDEWMENFTGSRSTPTLVGGQLYLCSSMGKVSCLESTTGKEIWSVDMIKDLHGINVRFGYSEGLLVDGDVVYCSPGGPDTNIVALNRHTGKLIWKSKALGDSTAYSSPILIPHPSGKILVNFTIHNMIGLNASTGELLWSVPQNLERDIQACTPVYADGFLYTVNGSGSGAVKYAISSDGKSIKELWQNPKVTDVHGGFVIFGDHLYTSMYRPRRFCSVNCETGIITDSLKFDKGAIILADSMLYCYTEKGMVGLVKPMDGKLELISSFKLPVGTKEFFTIPVIEGGTLYIRHGDAMLAYNIRKDSF; encoded by the coding sequence ATGAAGTCATCGCGCTACATCCTTACACTGGTTTTCACAACCACATTGTTAATTCAAATGTTCGCTCAACCGGTAGCCCAATTCCGGGGCCCTGAACGTACAGGTATTTACCCGGTAACCCAACTCCTAAAATCCTGGCCTGCAGACGGACCTGCTCTTCAATGGCAAGTGGAAGGCGTTGGAAATGGATACAGTTCTCCGATTATTTCCGGCAACATGGTATTTGTCACTGGAGAAATAGACAGTATTGGCTATCTCTCAGTCTTCGACAGGAATGGCAAGTTGCTTTGGAAAAAAGAGATGGGTGATGAATGGATGGAGAACTTCACAGGTTCCAGGTCTACTCCTACCCTGGTGGGTGGACAACTTTACCTTTGCTCTTCCATGGGGAAAGTGAGTTGTCTCGAAAGCACCACAGGAAAGGAAATCTGGTCAGTGGACATGATCAAAGACCTTCATGGTATTAATGTCAGGTTTGGTTATTCGGAAGGTCTTCTGGTTGATGGTGATGTGGTGTATTGTTCACCCGGAGGACCGGATACCAATATTGTTGCATTAAACAGGCATACCGGAAAACTTATCTGGAAGTCAAAAGCCCTTGGAGATTCAACTGCTTACTCATCTCCGATTCTTATACCACATCCCTCAGGTAAAATCCTGGTGAACTTTACCATTCATAACATGATTGGACTAAATGCCTCAACCGGTGAACTGTTATGGTCGGTACCGCAAAACCTTGAAAGGGATATCCAGGCATGTACTCCTGTTTATGCTGATGGTTTCCTTTATACAGTGAATGGCAGCGGTTCCGGGGCGGTAAAATATGCGATTTCTTCCGATGGTAAAAGCATTAAAGAACTGTGGCAGAATCCGAAGGTTACTGATGTCCATGGGGGATTTGTCATTTTTGGTGATCATCTCTATACCTCAATGTATAGGCCCAGACGATTCTGTAGCGTAAATTGCGAAACCGGAATCATTACCGATTCATTGAAATTCGATAAGGGCGCTATTATTCTTGCCGACAGTATGCTCTATTGCTATACCGAAAAAGGAATGGTTGGATTGGTGAAACCCATGGATGGGAAATTGGAATTGATCAGTTCCTTCAAGTTACCCGTTGGCACCAAGGAGTTCTTCACTATTCCGGTTATTGAAGGTGGTACCTTGTATATAAGGCATGGCGATGCTATGCTGGCATATAACATCCGTAAGGATTCTTTTTAA
- a CDS encoding PQQ-like beta-propeller repeat protein has product MNTKFTTLLASSLLLLSSSLYSQAPAQWRGPERNGHYPDKGLLTSWPASGPEMAWSVEGIGKGYSTAVWDGQQYYITGMSGKNDMLTALGAKGEILWQTSFGPSWTESFPETRCTPILEDGKAYVISGSGHLACINSSDGSIAWSFDAREKFKGAFGDWGVCESLLISDNKLIYTPAGPLTTMVALDKTNGETLWMSESLNDTSAYVSPLLVEYGGKKMIVTVINSYFLAVNEADGKIIWTYNYAALKPEKGLEIWPGAPKTNTITPLYHDGEIYITGGYDHVGAKFKLAPDASSIELMWMDSTLDCHMGGVVLQDGKIYGSNWLNNSAGNWCCIDWASGITAYESKWNTKGAIIEADGLLYCVEEKNSNVALVKPDPEKFNIISSFKAPKGTGPAWSHPSIYNGHLLVRRGDALMAFKLRP; this is encoded by the coding sequence ATGAACACAAAATTCACCACACTCCTCGCTTCAAGCCTGTTATTGCTCTCATCATCACTTTATTCCCAGGCACCGGCTCAATGGCGCGGCCCTGAGCGTAACGGGCACTACCCTGATAAAGGCCTCCTGACTTCCTGGCCTGCCTCGGGTCCTGAAATGGCCTGGTCAGTGGAAGGAATTGGGAAAGGGTATTCAACAGCCGTTTGGGATGGACAGCAATACTATATCACAGGCATGAGCGGGAAAAATGATATGCTTACCGCCTTAGGAGCTAAGGGTGAAATCCTCTGGCAAACCTCCTTCGGCCCTTCCTGGACAGAATCTTTCCCTGAAACCCGTTGTACTCCCATCCTGGAAGATGGCAAAGCCTATGTGATCAGTGGCAGCGGGCATCTGGCATGTATCAATTCTTCTGATGGAAGCATAGCCTGGAGCTTCGACGCAAGAGAAAAATTTAAAGGCGCTTTTGGTGATTGGGGAGTGTGTGAATCTCTCCTCATCTCGGATAATAAGTTGATTTATACGCCTGCAGGCCCTCTTACTACCATGGTAGCTTTGGATAAAACCAACGGAGAAACCCTGTGGATGAGTGAAAGCCTTAATGACACATCCGCTTATGTATCCCCCCTCTTAGTTGAGTATGGTGGGAAAAAGATGATTGTTACAGTTATCAACAGTTACTTCCTTGCTGTAAATGAAGCAGATGGTAAAATAATCTGGACCTACAATTATGCAGCCCTGAAACCTGAAAAAGGATTGGAAATCTGGCCTGGTGCACCAAAAACCAATACAATCACTCCTCTGTATCACGATGGGGAAATATACATTACCGGAGGCTATGATCATGTGGGTGCAAAATTCAAACTTGCTCCTGATGCCTCTTCCATTGAGTTAATGTGGATGGATTCCACCCTCGATTGTCATATGGGTGGGGTAGTTTTGCAGGATGGGAAAATCTATGGCTCCAACTGGCTTAACAATAGTGCAGGAAACTGGTGCTGTATCGACTGGGCGAGCGGTATAACCGCATATGAGTCGAAGTGGAATACAAAAGGTGCCATTATTGAAGCGGATGGACTTTTATATTGTGTAGAAGAGAAGAATTCAAATGTTGCCCTGGTGAAACCTGATCCTGAAAAGTTTAACATCATTTCAAGTTTTAAAGCCCCAAAAGGAACAGGTCCTGCATGGTCACATCCCAGTATTTACAACGGTCATCTGCTTGTAAGAAGAGGAGATGCCCTCATGGCTTTTAAACTCAGGCCATAA
- a CDS encoding PQQ-like beta-propeller repeat protein — translation MLRSLLLKSIIPLFALGASGLLIWWLLHDPVKALKPSVPGMDNRGKGVKASTENIVIGQDFTFFKDCPDIPNTRWTRFRGADFDNISKEKIPLINSWGTKGPKILWKKALGDGHAAPAVYDGRIYLLDYDEKSKSDALRCLSLLTGEELWNRRYKVHLKRNHGLSRTIPAVTEKYVVSIGPRGQVMCVDRKKGDLLWGIDLEKDLGSEVPFWYTGQCPLIDNDTAIIAAAGKALLIAIDCKTGKKVWETPNPSALKMSHSSVMPMTFKGKKMYVYCAIGGICGISASAPDQGKILWESREFSPSVIAPSPLILDNGIILVTAGYGAGSAILQLQEKAGNYTAKVLRKFKPADGIASEQQTPIYSNGFVYAILPKDAGEMRNQFAVYKAENLQKVIGSSGKTVRFGLGPYILADGKFFILNDDGEISIARVENGVFKLLDKARIIDGQDSWGPLVITGGYLLMRDSKQMVCIDIKAN, via the coding sequence ATGCTTCGTTCACTTCTGCTGAAATCCATCATTCCACTTTTCGCCCTGGGAGCGAGCGGTTTACTTATTTGGTGGCTGTTGCATGATCCTGTGAAAGCATTAAAACCCTCAGTACCCGGAATGGACAACCGTGGGAAAGGAGTGAAAGCTTCCACTGAGAATATTGTTATTGGACAAGATTTCACTTTTTTCAAGGATTGCCCGGATATCCCAAATACCCGCTGGACTCGTTTCAGGGGAGCAGATTTTGACAATATCTCAAAGGAAAAAATTCCATTAATTAATTCGTGGGGAACAAAAGGACCGAAAATTTTGTGGAAGAAAGCATTGGGAGATGGCCATGCAGCACCCGCTGTTTATGATGGAAGAATTTATCTCCTTGATTATGATGAGAAAAGCAAGTCTGATGCTTTACGCTGCCTCTCACTTCTGACCGGGGAAGAACTCTGGAACAGGCGGTATAAAGTTCACTTAAAAAGAAATCATGGACTTTCCAGAACCATTCCTGCAGTTACTGAAAAGTATGTGGTAAGTATAGGCCCCAGGGGACAAGTGATGTGTGTGGACCGAAAAAAAGGGGACCTTCTGTGGGGAATTGACCTGGAAAAGGATCTGGGTTCAGAAGTCCCTTTCTGGTATACGGGACAATGCCCTTTAATTGATAATGATACGGCAATTATAGCAGCTGCCGGAAAAGCGCTTTTGATTGCCATCGATTGCAAAACCGGGAAAAAAGTCTGGGAAACACCCAACCCTTCGGCCTTGAAAATGTCGCATTCATCGGTGATGCCCATGACTTTCAAAGGAAAAAAGATGTATGTATATTGTGCTATAGGTGGTATTTGCGGAATCTCAGCTTCAGCCCCGGATCAGGGAAAAATCCTCTGGGAAAGCCGGGAATTCTCCCCTTCAGTGATTGCACCTTCCCCTTTGATTCTTGACAACGGAATCATCCTTGTTACGGCAGGTTATGGAGCAGGATCCGCTATTCTCCAACTGCAGGAAAAGGCCGGAAATTACACAGCAAAAGTTCTTCGTAAATTTAAACCTGCCGATGGAATTGCCTCCGAACAACAGACACCTATCTATTCCAATGGCTTTGTCTATGCTATCCTGCCTAAGGATGCCGGGGAAATGAGGAACCAGTTTGCTGTCTATAAAGCGGAAAATCTTCAGAAAGTAATTGGAAGCAGTGGCAAAACAGTCAGGTTTGGACTGGGTCCATACATTCTTGCAGATGGAAAATTCTTTATACTGAATGACGATGGAGAGATAAGCATCGCAAGAGTTGAAAATGGAGTATTCAAATTATTGGATAAGGCACGTATCATCGACGGCCAGGACTCATGGGGGCCTTTAGTCATCACAGGAGGATACCTGCTGATGAGGGACTCCAAACAGATGGTATGTATTGACATAAAGGCAAATTAG
- a CDS encoding 4Fe-4S binding protein, translating to MKKTLTLLILICLNLFFSWNAFSIQRFPKPEFESGYTQPDTLMPSARAEILAYMDVAVLILALSFISWLVLKKRSRKGVFWTSMFSLIYFGFYREGCVCSIGAIQNVSLALFDSSYTLPVTALAFFAIPLIFTLFVGRTFCAGICPFGAMQDLVAFKPMSIGVRLNAILGLLPYLYLALSILYAATGTDFIICRYDPFVGIFRMNASFGMFVFAGGLLISGIFIARPYCRFLCPYGVLLNWFSRYSRRHMTITPAHCIQCRLCEGSCPYDAIEIPVTETKNHDNTKQRLKRLIMMSFIIPLLMVVGGYTGYLLHETLAGVHSKVRLANQVINTEVSPLKAETFEIQAYKSSGKTQAQVLKEAGIVLSKFKKGSIILGGFIGLLFGLLIAGKLLKRHNPDYIPHKGRCFSCARCIDYCPVKAEN from the coding sequence ATGAAGAAAACGCTGACCTTGCTTATCCTCATCTGCCTGAATTTGTTCTTTTCATGGAATGCATTCAGTATTCAGCGATTTCCAAAGCCTGAATTCGAATCTGGTTATACCCAGCCGGATACACTAATGCCTTCAGCCAGGGCAGAGATTCTCGCCTACATGGATGTGGCAGTATTGATATTAGCACTCTCATTCATCAGTTGGCTGGTCCTGAAAAAGAGATCCCGCAAGGGCGTTTTCTGGACTTCTATGTTTTCTCTCATTTACTTCGGTTTTTACAGGGAGGGATGTGTATGTTCAATCGGTGCCATCCAAAACGTATCACTGGCATTATTCGATAGCTCTTATACTTTACCGGTCACAGCCCTCGCATTTTTTGCCATTCCATTGATATTCACCCTATTTGTTGGACGAACATTCTGTGCAGGAATATGCCCCTTTGGTGCAATGCAGGACCTGGTCGCATTCAAACCCATGAGTATTGGAGTCAGACTGAATGCCATCCTGGGGCTTCTCCCCTACCTCTACCTTGCCCTTTCCATCTTATATGCAGCAACCGGCACTGACTTTATCATCTGCCGCTACGATCCCTTTGTGGGTATCTTCAGGATGAATGCCTCATTCGGTATGTTTGTATTTGCAGGCGGATTGCTTATCAGCGGCATCTTTATAGCCCGCCCCTATTGCAGGTTTCTATGCCCTTATGGAGTGCTGCTGAACTGGTTCAGCCGGTATTCCAGGAGACATATGACGATCACCCCGGCACATTGTATTCAATGCCGCTTATGTGAAGGATCCTGCCCTTATGATGCAATTGAAATACCTGTTACAGAGACTAAAAATCATGATAATACCAAGCAAAGGCTCAAAAGGCTTATTATGATGAGCTTTATTATCCCATTGCTTATGGTAGTAGGAGGTTATACTGGTTACCTTCTTCATGAAACATTGGCCGGAGTTCATTCAAAAGTCAGACTGGCTAATCAGGTTATCAATACAGAAGTATCACCTCTGAAAGCTGAGACCTTCGAAATTCAGGCCTATAAATCATCCGGTAAAACCCAGGCCCAGGTGCTCAAAGAAGCCGGAATTGTCCTTTCAAAATTTAAAAAAGGAAGCATTATCCTTGGTGGGTTTATCGGACTCCTCTTTGGGCTATTAATTGCCGGAAAATTATTGAAAAGGCACAATCCGGATTATATACCACATAAAGGACGTTGTTTTAGTTGTGCAAGGTGTATCGACTATTGTCCTGTTAAAGCTGAGAACTGA
- a CDS encoding PQQ-binding-like beta-propeller repeat protein — translation MKSWPQEGPSLLWENNSVGNGYGSPSFSGETLYINGETDSIGYLYALDKNGKELWKSTYGREWIYSFPGSRSTPTVVGEQIYVASGMGNLWCFNKADGKKLWSVMRKELHGRFTYHGHAESPLVIDDMVILVPGGKDTNVVALDRMNGSIKWISKGMGEYPGYNSPLLIQLPARKIIVTFTAYHMLGIDASNGNLLWSHEQINLPKEERKHGMGDTHSNTALYDNGYIYYIEGDGNCAVKLKLSPDGSSIEQVWRNPFIDNYMGGFIKLNDRIFTASDSRKNLLCLDAQNGLIIDSLKVGSGAVIWADQLLYYYNQRGEVKLINPEGKKMEVLSSFKISKGTKEHFAIPVINAGILYIRHGKSLLAYDIKNHQ, via the coding sequence TTGAAAAGCTGGCCACAGGAGGGTCCTTCATTGCTCTGGGAAAACAATTCTGTTGGCAACGGCTATGGCTCTCCTTCTTTTTCAGGGGAAACCCTCTACATCAATGGAGAAACAGACAGCATAGGATATCTCTATGCACTTGATAAAAATGGAAAGGAGTTGTGGAAATCAACCTATGGAAGAGAATGGATCTATTCCTTTCCTGGATCCCGCTCCACTCCTACTGTTGTTGGCGAGCAAATTTATGTAGCCTCAGGTATGGGAAATCTCTGGTGTTTTAATAAAGCTGACGGTAAAAAACTATGGTCAGTTATGCGAAAAGAGCTTCACGGAAGGTTCACATACCACGGTCATGCCGAATCTCCTCTGGTAATTGACGATATGGTAATCCTGGTTCCAGGGGGAAAGGACACTAATGTGGTAGCCCTCGACCGAATGAATGGATCAATTAAGTGGATTAGTAAAGGGATGGGAGAATACCCTGGTTATAATTCACCCTTGCTGATTCAGCTTCCCGCCAGGAAAATAATCGTCACTTTTACTGCTTATCATATGCTGGGCATTGATGCTTCAAATGGAAATTTACTCTGGTCACATGAACAGATCAATCTCCCCAAAGAAGAACGCAAACATGGAATGGGCGATACTCACAGCAATACGGCTCTCTATGATAATGGTTATATATATTATATTGAAGGTGATGGCAATTGCGCTGTAAAGCTCAAACTCTCCCCGGACGGCAGCAGCATCGAACAGGTATGGAGAAATCCTTTCATTGATAACTATATGGGTGGTTTCATAAAGCTGAATGATCGTATCTTCACAGCGAGTGATTCAAGGAAAAATCTCCTGTGCCTTGATGCTCAAAACGGGCTCATTATCGACTCACTCAAGGTGGGCAGTGGTGCAGTGATTTGGGCTGATCAGCTACTGTACTACTATAATCAGCGGGGTGAGGTAAAACTTATCAACCCGGAAGGTAAAAAAATGGAAGTGCTTAGCTCTTTCAAGATCAGTAAAGGGACTAAAGAACATTTCGCCATTCCAGTGATTAATGCAGGAATCCTGTACATCAGGCATGGCAAATCATTACTGGCTTATGACATTAAAAATCATCAATAA